One genomic segment of Methylocystis sp. SC2 includes these proteins:
- a CDS encoding NAD(P)/FAD-dependent oxidoreductase yields MSGANFDVVIAGAGVVGLAVARALGETGYKVLVVESAPTIGSGVSSRNSEVIHAGLYYPPDSLKAQLCRRGAELLYRYCLDRRVGFRRLGKLIVATQPDQQGKLDQIASNALASGVRDLIRLEAAEARKLEPSLACCGAILSPSTGIVDSHGLMLALQGDAEEFGATFAFNAKVVGGAVTQSGIALQIRDRASAEVSSLETRAFVNAAGLGATTLSRAIDGFPDSMTPQLYLARGCYFTLSARAPFSRLIYPVPVEGALGVHLTLDLAGQARFGPDIEWIDDVDYNVDARRAEAFYDEIRRYWPALLDGVLLPGYAGIRPKISGRGKPAADFRVDGPRQHGVEGLVNLFGIESPGLTASLALAELVRDRLGETP; encoded by the coding sequence ATGAGCGGTGCGAATTTTGACGTTGTCATCGCGGGCGCCGGCGTCGTCGGTCTCGCCGTGGCCCGCGCGCTCGGCGAGACGGGATACAAGGTTCTGGTTGTCGAAAGCGCTCCGACGATTGGTTCGGGCGTCAGCTCGCGCAATTCCGAGGTCATTCACGCCGGTCTGTACTATCCGCCCGACAGTCTGAAGGCGCAACTATGTCGGCGAGGCGCCGAGTTGCTCTACCGCTATTGCCTCGATCGCCGCGTTGGATTCCGGCGACTGGGAAAGCTGATCGTGGCGACGCAGCCCGATCAGCAGGGCAAACTCGATCAGATCGCTTCGAACGCGCTTGCGAGCGGCGTTCGAGACCTCATTCGCCTCGAAGCGGCGGAGGCGCGCAAGCTCGAACCGAGTCTTGCGTGCTGCGGCGCGATCCTGTCGCCGTCGACCGGCATTGTCGACAGTCATGGGTTGATGTTGGCGCTGCAGGGCGACGCTGAAGAGTTCGGCGCGACCTTCGCCTTCAACGCCAAAGTCGTGGGCGGCGCGGTGACGCAAAGCGGGATTGCGCTCCAAATTCGTGACCGCGCCAGCGCCGAGGTCTCCTCGCTTGAGACGAGGGCTTTCGTGAACGCCGCCGGGCTCGGCGCGACGACGCTCTCCCGAGCCATCGACGGATTTCCGGACTCCATGACGCCGCAACTTTATCTCGCGCGCGGTTGCTATTTCACGCTCTCCGCGCGTGCGCCCTTTTCCAGGCTCATCTATCCCGTTCCCGTGGAGGGCGCGCTCGGCGTTCATCTTACGCTCGACCTCGCCGGACAGGCGCGGTTTGGCCCTGATATCGAATGGATCGATGACGTCGATTACAACGTGGACGCGCGGCGCGCCGAGGCCTTCTATGACGAAATTCGTCGCTACTGGCCCGCCCTTCTAGACGGCGTCCTGCTTCCCGGCTACGCCGGCATTCGACCAAAAATCTCGGGGCGGGGGAAACCTGCCGCAGATTTTCGCGTCGACGGGCCGCGCCAACACGGCGTCGAGGGCCTCGTCAATCTGTTCGGAATCGAAAGCCCGGGACTGACGGCCTCGCTCGCTCTCGCCGAGCTGGTCCGCGATCGCCTCGGTGAGACGCCTTGA
- a CDS encoding SIS domain-containing protein, translated as MEQVREVAGLLDAGVVERLAHELSQLREREGRLFLLGVGGSAGNCGHAANDFRKLCGIETYAPTDNVSELTARANDEGWDTIFTGWLEVSRLSSGDAILVFSVGGGNAARNVSVNLVKAIDLAKQRGARVFGIVGRADGHASAHGDVVVVIPQVDAGRVTPLSEAFQAVVWHCLVSHPALQSRGTKW; from the coding sequence ATGGAGCAGGTGCGAGAAGTTGCAGGACTTCTTGACGCCGGCGTCGTCGAGCGGCTCGCTCACGAGTTGAGTCAATTGCGTGAGCGCGAGGGACGGCTCTTTTTATTGGGCGTCGGGGGCAGCGCGGGGAATTGCGGCCATGCGGCGAATGATTTTCGAAAATTGTGCGGGATCGAAACCTATGCGCCGACGGACAATGTTTCGGAGCTGACGGCCCGGGCTAATGATGAGGGATGGGATACGATTTTCACCGGATGGCTTGAAGTCAGCCGGCTGTCCAGCGGCGACGCAATCCTTGTCTTTTCAGTGGGTGGCGGGAACGCGGCGCGCAATGTCAGCGTCAATCTTGTGAAGGCCATCGATCTTGCAAAGCAGCGTGGCGCCCGCGTTTTTGGGATCGTGGGCCGCGCCGACGGCCACGCCAGCGCCCATGGCGACGTGGTGGTCGTGATTCCGCAGGTCGACGCCGGCCGCGTGACGCCGCTTTCCGAAGCATTTCAGGCCGTCGTCTGGCATTGCCTCGTGTCTCATCCGGCTCTTCAGTCGCGCGGGACGAAGTGGTAG
- a CDS encoding HAD-IIIA family hydrolase gives MPRRAVFLDRDGVLVVPQFREGRSFAPTTLEQFAIYPDAPSCVARLKEAGFFTVIVTNQPDVGAGRIAREVVDEMSLRLRQAMPLDAIKICCHTSACACRKPQPGMLLEAARELTLDLKESFMVGDRASDIEAGAAAGCRTVFIDLGYTAERPPERPDRIVGSFCEAADWILSLPQRDS, from the coding sequence ATGCCGCGACGCGCCGTTTTTTTGGATCGCGACGGCGTTCTCGTGGTGCCGCAGTTTCGCGAAGGCCGCAGTTTCGCTCCGACGACTCTCGAGCAATTCGCGATCTATCCGGACGCGCCGAGTTGCGTTGCAAGGTTGAAGGAAGCAGGCTTCTTCACCGTCATCGTTACAAACCAGCCGGATGTGGGGGCGGGCCGAATCGCGCGTGAGGTCGTCGACGAAATGAGCCTCCGACTTCGCCAGGCGATGCCTCTGGATGCGATAAAGATCTGCTGCCATACAAGCGCGTGCGCCTGCCGCAAGCCGCAGCCTGGAATGTTGTTGGAAGCTGCGCGCGAACTTACGCTCGATCTCAAGGAGAGCTTCATGGTAGGCGATCGAGCGAGCGACATAGAAGCCGGCGCTGCGGCTGGGTGCCGCACCGTGTTCATAGATCTTGGCTATACGGCGGAACGGCCCCCCGAACGTCCGGATCGAATCGTCGGCTCGTTCTGCGAGGCCGCCGACTGGATCCTATCATTGCCTCAAAGAGACAGCTGA
- a CDS encoding transaldolase translates to MSKIFIKLFADGADLGEMIAMYRDPRIVGFTTNPTLMRQAGVADYETFARKALAAIPDRPISFEVFADDFSDMARQARAIAGWGPNVNVKIPVVNTKGEFTGPVLSALSKEGVTLNVTAIMTVEQVRDVAAALAPETPAIISVFAGRIADTGVDPVPHMKACRAALASRPRAELLWASPRELLNVFHAQEAGCHIITATPGILSKLELVGKDLTQFSLETVQMFYRDATASGFEIDVAQQESAAAVGGVSDIREDVR, encoded by the coding sequence ATGTCGAAAATTTTCATCAAGCTCTTTGCCGACGGCGCCGATCTTGGCGAAATGATCGCCATGTATCGCGATCCGAGGATCGTCGGCTTCACGACGAATCCGACGCTGATGCGCCAAGCCGGCGTGGCCGATTACGAAACATTCGCGCGCAAGGCGCTCGCGGCGATTCCGGATCGTCCCATCTCGTTCGAAGTGTTCGCCGACGACTTCTCCGACATGGCGCGCCAGGCGCGCGCCATCGCCGGTTGGGGCCCGAACGTCAATGTGAAGATTCCCGTCGTCAATACGAAAGGCGAGTTCACCGGCCCTGTTCTGAGCGCGCTTTCCAAGGAAGGCGTGACGCTCAACGTCACCGCGATCATGACCGTGGAGCAGGTTCGCGACGTCGCCGCGGCGCTCGCGCCCGAAACGCCGGCGATTATTTCGGTCTTTGCCGGGAGAATCGCCGACACCGGCGTCGATCCTGTTCCTCACATGAAGGCCTGCCGCGCGGCGCTTGCGTCGCGCCCGCGCGCGGAGCTGCTCTGGGCCAGCCCGCGCGAATTGCTGAACGTTTTTCACGCGCAGGAGGCGGGCTGCCATATCATCACCGCCACGCCCGGCATTCTTTCCAAGCTAGAGTTGGTCGGAAAGGATCTCACGCAGTTTTCTCTCGAGACGGTGCAAATGTTCTATCGCGACGCGACGGCTTCGGGATTCGAAATCGACGTTGCGCAGCAAGAATCGGCCGCCGCGGTCGGCGGGGTAAGCGACATACGCGAGGATGTTCGATGA
- a CDS encoding NAD(P)-dependent oxidoreductase codes for MTRLFERVFITGGAGYCGSRLVPQLLRSGYKVTVYDVMYFGCDFLPKDDPNLTVIQGDIRDQAKLAAAVAGHDAFLSLACISNDASFELDERLSTSVNLEAFEPMVLTAKNAGVKRFIYASSSSVYGVSDQPEVTEDHPLVPLTLYNKYKGMCEPLLNKHIDDGFTGVTFRPATVCGYAPRQRLDLSVNILTNHAVNKNRITVFGGSQLRPNLHVQDYVDAVEMFLQAPAEKIQGEIFNVGYQNLSLMQIAELVRKVVLEEYPERGDLEIVTTPSDDLRSYHINSGKIARVLGFQPRRTIEDAVRELCVAFRENRLPNSFDDDSYFNVKRLQRLKAA; via the coding sequence ATGACGCGACTGTTCGAACGTGTTTTCATCACCGGCGGCGCCGGCTATTGCGGGAGCCGTCTCGTTCCACAGCTCCTTCGCTCCGGTTACAAGGTGACCGTGTATGACGTCATGTATTTCGGTTGTGACTTCCTGCCGAAAGACGACCCAAACCTGACCGTGATTCAGGGCGACATACGCGACCAGGCGAAGCTCGCCGCCGCGGTCGCCGGCCACGACGCTTTCTTGAGCCTCGCCTGCATCTCCAATGACGCCAGCTTCGAACTCGATGAACGGCTCTCGACCTCGGTGAATTTGGAGGCCTTCGAGCCGATGGTGCTCACGGCCAAGAACGCGGGCGTCAAGCGCTTCATCTATGCGTCTTCATCGTCGGTTTATGGCGTTTCCGACCAGCCCGAGGTGACGGAAGACCATCCGCTCGTGCCCCTGACGCTTTACAACAAATACAAGGGCATGTGCGAGCCGCTGCTCAACAAACACATCGACGACGGTTTCACGGGCGTCACCTTCCGTCCGGCGACCGTGTGCGGCTACGCGCCGCGCCAGCGATTGGATCTCTCCGTGAACATTCTCACCAATCACGCCGTGAACAAGAACAGGATCACGGTGTTCGGCGGCTCGCAATTGCGACCGAACCTGCATGTTCAGGACTATGTCGACGCGGTGGAGATGTTTCTCCAGGCGCCTGCGGAAAAGATTCAAGGCGAGATCTTCAACGTCGGATATCAAAATCTCTCTTTGATGCAAATCGCCGAACTGGTTCGCAAGGTCGTGCTCGAAGAATATCCCGAACGCGGCGATCTCGAAATCGTGACGACGCCGAGCGACGATCTGCGCTCATATCACATCAATTCAGGCAAGATCGCACGCGTGCTGGGCTTTCAGCCGCGGCGCACGATCGAGGACGCGGTGCGCGAACTCTGCGTCGCCTTCCGAGAAAATCGCTTGCCGAACAGCTTCGACGACGACTCCTATTTCAACGTCAAGCGGCTGCAAAGATTGAAAGCAGCATGA
- a CDS encoding NAD-dependent epimerase/dehydratase family protein, with product MNGKPIAVVTGGAGFIGSHMVDLLLDRGFCVRVIDDLSGGREANLAHHAQNSDLACHWKDIRTLAPGDPIFSDCRYVFHFAGIGDIVPSIERPIEYMDINVQGTVRVLECARAAKVKKFVYAASSSCYGLAATPTREDHPIAPQYPYALSKYQGEQAVFHWGNVYRLPVNSICIFNAYGLRVRTTGAYGAVFGVFFRQKLAGKPYTVVGDGSQSRDFIYATDVAEAFLAAAETDIVGERFNVGAGAPKSINQLVSLLGGDVVYVPKRPGEPDCTWADITKISTLLHWRPKVPFEEGAPRMMQQIHLWQDAPLWDPESIAKATKTWFEFLGGDAARI from the coding sequence ATGAACGGCAAACCTATTGCTGTGGTGACAGGCGGCGCGGGCTTCATCGGGAGCCATATGGTCGACCTGCTGCTGGATCGCGGATTTTGCGTTCGCGTGATCGACGACTTGTCGGGCGGGCGCGAGGCGAATCTTGCGCATCATGCGCAGAACTCGGACCTCGCCTGTCATTGGAAAGATATACGCACGCTGGCGCCGGGTGATCCGATCTTCTCGGACTGCCGCTATGTTTTCCATTTCGCAGGCATTGGCGACATCGTTCCGTCAATCGAACGCCCGATCGAATATATGGACATCAATGTCCAGGGAACGGTCCGCGTGCTCGAATGCGCGCGCGCCGCAAAGGTGAAAAAATTCGTCTATGCGGCGTCTTCATCCTGCTATGGCCTCGCCGCGACGCCGACCCGCGAGGATCACCCGATCGCGCCGCAATATCCTTACGCTCTCTCAAAATATCAGGGCGAGCAAGCGGTGTTTCACTGGGGAAACGTCTACCGGCTCCCCGTCAATTCGATCTGCATATTCAACGCGTACGGCCTGCGCGTGCGCACCACGGGCGCCTATGGCGCCGTCTTTGGCGTCTTCTTTCGCCAGAAACTCGCCGGCAAGCCGTACACCGTGGTCGGCGACGGGTCGCAATCACGCGACTTCATTTACGCAACGGACGTCGCCGAAGCGTTTCTCGCCGCCGCCGAAACGGATATCGTCGGCGAGCGCTTCAATGTCGGCGCCGGCGCTCCGAAATCAATCAATCAACTCGTGTCCCTGCTCGGCGGCGACGTGGTCTATGTGCCTAAGCGGCCCGGCGAGCCCGATTGCACCTGGGCGGACATCACGAAGATTTCTACGCTTCTCCATTGGCGGCCGAAAGTTCCGTTTGAAGAGGGAGCGCCGAGGATGATGCAGCAGATACATCTTTGGCAGGATGCTCCGCTTTGGGATCCCGAGTCGATCGCAAAGGCGACGAAGACGTGGTTCGAATTTCTTGGAGGCGACGCGGCTCGGATATGA
- a CDS encoding PfkB family carbohydrate kinase yields MPNSSLNQLYGRKIKTPEELRAILGPMPREKRAIMCHGVFDVVHPGHIRHLAYAKGKADILITSITADAHITKGLHRPHVPQDLRALNLAALEMVDYVVVDVNATPLANLKLIQPDLFAKGYEYTTTGMPPKTAEEAEVVRAYGGEIVFTPGDIVYSSSKLIELEAPKLRFEKLQIIMERKGISFEDLRRAINALSDYRVHVVGDTIVDSYTNCVMIGGQTKTPTLSVLFESKTDYAGGAAIVAKHCRAAGANVSFCTVLGDDADAEFVLNDLQQAGVAVSVVTERGRPTVNKNAIVVGGYRLLKVDTLDNNSITDAMCAKMTDTVRNSGADAVIYADFRHGIFNRRTIPNFIEAIPANAYRVADSQVASRWGNITEFRGFDLITPNEREARFALADQDSGIRPLASAIFDEAQCKLLILKLGQRGVLVCQSADHESLDSFFVLDSFVETLVDPVGAGDALLAYSTLAMLATKDPTQATIIGLLAAACECECDGNTPIAPKQILKKLDAVEKQTNYV; encoded by the coding sequence ATGCCCAACAGCTCACTCAATCAACTCTATGGCCGCAAAATCAAGACGCCGGAAGAGTTGCGCGCAATCCTCGGTCCTATGCCGCGCGAAAAGCGCGCAATAATGTGCCACGGCGTTTTCGATGTGGTTCATCCCGGCCACATTCGGCATCTCGCTTACGCCAAGGGCAAAGCCGATATTCTGATTACGAGCATAACAGCCGACGCGCACATCACGAAGGGGCTGCATCGGCCGCACGTGCCGCAGGACTTGCGAGCGCTCAATCTCGCCGCTCTCGAGATGGTCGACTATGTGGTCGTGGACGTCAATGCGACGCCGCTCGCCAATCTGAAACTCATTCAGCCTGACCTCTTCGCAAAAGGCTACGAATACACAACGACCGGGATGCCTCCGAAGACCGCGGAGGAAGCGGAAGTCGTGCGCGCCTATGGCGGCGAGATCGTCTTCACGCCCGGCGACATCGTTTATTCCTCTTCGAAGCTCATTGAACTCGAAGCTCCGAAGCTTCGCTTCGAAAAGCTCCAAATCATCATGGAGAGAAAAGGAATTTCCTTCGAAGACCTGCGCCGCGCGATTAACGCGCTTTCCGACTATCGCGTTCATGTGGTCGGCGACACGATCGTCGACAGCTACACCAATTGCGTCATGATCGGAGGCCAGACCAAGACCCCGACCTTGTCCGTTCTGTTTGAGTCGAAAACGGACTATGCAGGAGGAGCGGCGATCGTCGCGAAGCACTGCCGCGCCGCCGGAGCGAATGTTTCTTTTTGCACCGTGCTGGGCGATGACGCCGACGCCGAATTCGTTCTGAACGACCTTCAGCAGGCCGGCGTCGCTGTCTCGGTCGTGACGGAACGCGGTCGTCCCACGGTGAACAAGAACGCAATCGTCGTCGGCGGCTATCGGCTTTTGAAAGTCGACACGCTCGACAACAACTCAATCACCGACGCCATGTGCGCCAAGATGACCGATACGGTGCGCAACAGCGGCGCCGATGCGGTGATCTATGCCGATTTCCGTCACGGTATCTTCAATCGCCGCACGATACCCAATTTCATCGAGGCGATTCCGGCGAATGCCTATCGCGTCGCCGACAGCCAGGTCGCGAGCCGCTGGGGAAACATCACTGAATTTCGCGGCTTCGATCTGATTACGCCGAATGAGCGCGAGGCGCGATTTGCGCTGGCCGATCAGGACTCAGGCATTCGACCTCTGGCGTCCGCGATATTCGATGAGGCGCAATGTAAATTGCTGATCCTTAAGCTCGGGCAGCGCGGGGTGCTCGTCTGCCAAAGCGCAGATCACGAATCGCTGGATAGTTTTTTCGTGCTCGACAGCTTTGTCGAGACTCTCGTCGACCCCGTCGGCGCCGGCGATGCGCTCCTTGCATATTCGACGCTCGCCATGCTCGCCACGAAGGACCCGACGCAGGCGACCATCATCGGTCTGCTCGCGGCCGCTTGCGAATGCGAATGCGACGGCAATACGCCCATTGCGCCCAAGCAAATTTTAAAAAAGCTGGACGCGGTGGAAAAACAAACGAATTACGTGTAG